A DNA window from Buttiauxella agrestis contains the following coding sequences:
- a CDS encoding MFS transporter, whose translation MQNNKRLGRQALLFPLCLVLYEFSTYIGNDMIQPGMLAVVEQYNAGIEWVPTSMTAYLAGGMFLQWLLGPLSDRIGRRPVMLTGVVWFIVTCLATLLAQNIEQFTFLRFLQGVSLCFIGAVGYAAIQESFEEAVCIKITALMANVALIAPLLGPLVGAAWIHYAPWETMFVLFAALAAFSFYGLHRAMPETATRLGEKLSLRDLGHDYKLVLKNGRFVAGALAIGFVSLPLLAWIAQSPIIIISGEKLSTYEYGLLQVPIFGALILGNLVLARLTSRRSVRSLIIMGGWWIVPGLVVAAVATVASTHAYLWMTAGLSIYAFGIGLANAGLVRLTLFASDMSKGTVSAAMGMLQMLIFTVGIEVSKHAYLFGGNGLFSLLNLLGGMIWFGLMFVFLKDKTVGNRTDA comes from the coding sequence ATGCAAAATAATAAGCGACTGGGTCGCCAGGCACTGCTATTCCCGCTGTGCCTGGTGCTCTATGAATTTTCTACGTATATCGGCAATGACATGATCCAGCCCGGCATGCTGGCGGTTGTCGAACAATACAACGCGGGAATCGAATGGGTGCCGACCTCCATGACTGCGTATCTGGCTGGCGGCATGTTTTTACAGTGGCTGTTAGGGCCGCTTTCGGATCGTATTGGCCGTCGTCCGGTGATGTTGACCGGCGTGGTGTGGTTTATCGTCACTTGCCTGGCGACGTTGCTGGCGCAGAACATCGAGCAATTTACTTTCCTGCGATTCCTGCAAGGGGTCAGCTTGTGCTTTATTGGCGCGGTCGGTTATGCGGCGATTCAGGAATCGTTCGAGGAGGCGGTGTGTATCAAAATCACGGCGCTGATGGCGAACGTGGCGCTCATTGCTCCGCTGCTTGGCCCGTTGGTTGGGGCCGCGTGGATCCACTACGCGCCGTGGGAAACCATGTTTGTGCTATTTGCAGCCCTTGCCGCATTCTCATTCTATGGTTTGCATCGCGCGATGCCGGAAACCGCGACGCGTCTGGGTGAAAAACTCTCGCTGCGTGATTTAGGCCACGACTACAAGCTGGTGCTGAAGAACGGGCGCTTTGTGGCCGGGGCGCTGGCGATTGGTTTTGTCAGCCTGCCGTTGCTGGCGTGGATTGCGCAGTCGCCGATTATCATCATCAGCGGTGAAAAGCTGTCGACGTACGAATATGGTTTATTGCAGGTGCCTATCTTCGGCGCTCTGATTCTCGGCAACCTGGTGCTGGCGCGTTTAACGTCACGCCGCAGCGTGCGCTCGCTGATTATTATGGGCGGCTGGTGGATTGTGCCGGGCCTTGTGGTGGCTGCTGTCGCAACCGTGGCGTCAACACATGCTTATTTGTGGATGACTGCTGGGTTGAGTATTTACGCCTTCGGTATTGGTCTTGCCAACGCAGGCCTGGTGCGCCTGACGCTGTTTGCCAGCGACATGAGCAAAGGCACGGTTTCGGCGGCAATGGGCATGTTGCAGATGCTGATTTTCACCGTCGGTATCGAGGTGAGCAAACATGCTTATCTGTTTGGCGGCAATGGTTTGTTCAGCCTGCTGAATTTGCTTGGTGGTATGATTTGGTTCGGTTTGATGTTTGTGTTCTTAAAAGATAAGACCGTCGGCAACAGAACGGATGCGTAA
- a CDS encoding glutathione S-transferase family protein produces the protein MITVWGRDNSTNVKKVLWCLEELGVAYHSVPAGGKFGKTHDAEYLAMNPNALVPCIHDDATDLTLWESNTIVRYLAAQYGKESLWIADPATRARGEKWMDWAGTTLAGPHRGVFFSLVRIAPEDRSQKLIDESIEQCNALFAIVEAELAKQKWLGGDAFSVADIALAPSVYNLLNLDVQWHDFPNLQRWYQQLTQRPAFKKIVMIPLS, from the coding sequence ATGATTACTGTTTGGGGCAGAGACAATTCAACCAACGTGAAGAAAGTGTTGTGGTGCCTGGAAGAGTTAGGCGTGGCGTATCACTCGGTTCCTGCTGGCGGGAAGTTTGGTAAAACCCACGATGCCGAATATTTGGCCATGAACCCTAACGCGTTAGTGCCCTGTATTCATGATGACGCTACCGACCTGACGTTATGGGAGTCCAATACCATCGTGCGTTATCTGGCCGCGCAGTATGGCAAAGAGTCGTTGTGGATTGCAGATCCTGCGACGCGTGCGCGTGGCGAAAAATGGATGGACTGGGCAGGAACAACGTTGGCAGGCCCGCACCGTGGCGTATTTTTCAGCCTGGTGCGAATCGCGCCGGAAGATCGCAGTCAAAAACTTATCGACGAGAGTATCGAGCAATGTAACGCGCTGTTTGCCATCGTTGAAGCCGAACTGGCGAAGCAAAAATGGTTGGGTGGCGATGCGTTCAGCGTGGCGGATATCGCCCTTGCGCCGAGCGTTTACAACCTGCTCAATCTCGACGTGCAATGGCATGATTTTCCGAACCTGCAACGCTGGTATCAGCAACTGACCCAGCGCCCGGCATTTAAGAAAATCGTTATGATTCCACTGAGTTAG
- a CDS encoding biofilm formation regulator BssR has product MTGEPLKRDLLKKMIIAKIDIAAYLRMRKAKGYMSVVETEHLRDNLFDLSNEYREKSLRLKSPLALQEIASLNQGMSAVCSAAVCLMTGRHDCPQYIAIDAGKLESCLSDLSDSLKEIMGHPLAVET; this is encoded by the coding sequence ATGACTGGGGAGCCACTCAAACGCGATCTCTTGAAAAAGATGATCATCGCTAAAATAGACATTGCCGCTTATCTGCGCATGAGAAAAGCGAAAGGGTATATGTCGGTCGTTGAAACTGAGCATCTGCGCGATAACTTGTTCGACTTGTCGAATGAATATCGCGAGAAGTCCTTACGCCTCAAATCACCTCTTGCGCTGCAAGAAATAGCCAGCCTGAATCAAGGAATGAGCGCGGTGTGTTCTGCCGCAGTTTGCCTGATGACCGGGCGTCACGATTGCCCGCAGTACATTGCCATCGACGCTGGAAAACTGGAAAGTTGCCTGTCTGATCTGTCCGACAGCCTGAAAGAGATTATGGGCCACCCACTGGCGGTAGAAACGTGA
- the rimO gene encoding 30S ribosomal protein S12 methylthiotransferase RimO: MQQPRIGFVSLGCPKNLVDSERILTELRTEGYDVVPSYDDADMVIVNTCGFIDSAVQESLEAIGEALNENGKVIVTGCLGAKEDQIREVHPKVLEITGPHSYEQVLQHVHHYVPKPKHNPFLSLVPEQGVKLTPRHYAYLKISEGCNHRCTFCIIPSMRGDLDSRPIGDVLSEAKRLVDAGVKELLVISQDTSAYGVDVKHRTGFYNGEPVKTSMVSLCEQLAKLGVWTRLHYVYPYPHVDDVIPLMAEGKILPYLDIPLQHASPRILKLMKRPGSVDRQLQRIKQWREICPDLTLRSTFIVGFPGETEEDFQMLLDFLKEARLDRVGCFKFSPVEGATANELADPVPEDVKEERWNRFMQLQQQISAERLQEKVGREILVIIDEVDEEGAIGRSMADAPEIDGAVYLNGETKLKPGDVVRVKVENADEYDLWGSVV; encoded by the coding sequence ATGCAACAACCCCGTATTGGCTTTGTATCCCTCGGCTGCCCAAAAAACCTCGTTGATTCTGAACGGATCCTGACTGAGCTGCGCACCGAAGGTTACGATGTAGTGCCTAGCTATGATGATGCCGATATGGTTATCGTTAACACCTGTGGCTTTATCGACAGTGCCGTACAAGAGTCGCTCGAAGCGATCGGCGAAGCGCTGAACGAAAATGGCAAAGTGATTGTGACCGGCTGTTTAGGGGCTAAAGAAGATCAAATCCGCGAAGTGCACCCTAAAGTTCTGGAAATTACCGGCCCGCACAGCTACGAGCAAGTTTTGCAGCACGTTCACCACTATGTGCCGAAACCAAAACATAACCCGTTCCTGAGCCTGGTGCCGGAACAAGGCGTGAAACTGACCCCGCGTCACTACGCCTACCTGAAAATTTCTGAAGGCTGCAACCACCGTTGCACCTTCTGCATCATCCCTTCCATGCGTGGCGATCTCGACAGCCGTCCGATTGGCGATGTGCTGTCTGAAGCGAAACGTCTGGTAGATGCGGGCGTGAAAGAGCTGCTGGTTATCTCTCAGGATACTTCAGCTTACGGCGTGGACGTTAAGCACCGCACCGGTTTCTACAACGGCGAGCCGGTGAAAACCAGCATGGTCAGCCTGTGTGAGCAGCTGGCTAAACTCGGCGTCTGGACGCGTCTGCACTACGTTTACCCATATCCGCACGTGGATGATGTGATTCCATTGATGGCGGAAGGCAAGATCCTGCCGTATCTGGATATTCCTTTGCAGCACGCCAGCCCACGCATTCTGAAGCTGATGAAGCGCCCAGGCAGCGTTGATCGCCAGTTGCAGCGCATTAAGCAATGGCGTGAGATCTGCCCGGATCTGACGCTGCGTTCCACCTTTATTGTGGGCTTCCCAGGCGAAACCGAAGAAGACTTCCAGATGCTGCTCGACTTCCTGAAAGAAGCGCGTCTGGATCGTGTTGGTTGCTTCAAGTTCAGCCCGGTAGAAGGTGCGACCGCCAACGAACTGGCCGATCCGGTGCCGGAAGACGTGAAAGAAGAGCGCTGGAACCGCTTCATGCAGCTACAACAGCAGATCTCTGCTGAACGTCTGCAAGAAAAAGTGGGCCGCGAAATTCTGGTTATCATTGATGAAGTTGACGAAGAAGGCGCGATTGGCCGCAGCATGGCTGACGCTCCAGAAATCGACGGCGCGGTTTACCTGAACGGCGAAACCAAACTGAAACCAGGTGATGTGGTGCGCGTGAAAGTTGAAAACGCGGACGAATATGATCTTTGGGGTTCAGTGGTTTAA
- a CDS encoding carbohydrate ABC transporter permease, which produces MSEKLALEQVSGNARRRKPFRLRGSREVATWLLLLAVLSPFLWMVVMAFRPAIEVFDLTLWFTPTLDAFRALWQGNFLHSFGNSLLVSTLSTGLSLVIGVPAAWVLTRWQFPGRRYVALWILVTRMAPPIAFTIPFYLAWRWLGLQDTVIGLAIVYLTFNLAIVIWLMQTFFAAVPGALEEAAWLDGCSIWRTFWTITLPLVAPGLAATAILCFIFSWNDFFYALILTRTQAVTAPVAIVNFLQYEGWEWSKIAASGTLVMLPVVAFTLLVRRYLVHGLTAGGLKD; this is translated from the coding sequence ATGAGCGAAAAGCTAGCGCTTGAACAGGTGTCTGGCAACGCCAGACGCAGAAAGCCATTTCGTCTGCGAGGCAGTCGGGAAGTTGCGACCTGGCTATTGCTGTTGGCCGTGCTTTCCCCTTTCCTGTGGATGGTGGTGATGGCCTTTCGCCCGGCCATCGAGGTGTTTGATCTCACGCTGTGGTTTACCCCGACGCTTGATGCCTTTCGCGCACTCTGGCAGGGGAATTTTCTCCACTCGTTCGGTAACAGTCTGCTGGTGAGTACGCTGTCAACGGGGCTTTCGCTGGTCATCGGCGTTCCTGCGGCGTGGGTATTAACCCGCTGGCAATTCCCCGGGCGCAGATACGTGGCACTCTGGATTCTGGTGACCCGTATGGCACCGCCCATCGCATTCACCATCCCGTTTTATCTCGCCTGGCGCTGGTTAGGTTTGCAGGACACCGTCATCGGGCTGGCGATTGTCTATCTCACCTTTAATTTGGCGATTGTTATCTGGCTGATGCAGACCTTTTTTGCAGCCGTCCCTGGCGCTTTAGAAGAGGCGGCCTGGCTTGATGGCTGTTCTATATGGCGAACGTTCTGGACCATAACGCTACCACTTGTGGCGCCAGGCTTAGCGGCAACCGCCATTCTGTGTTTTATTTTTTCGTGGAACGATTTCTTCTATGCCTTGATCCTGACTCGTACTCAGGCCGTCACGGCACCGGTAGCAATCGTTAATTTTCTCCAGTACGAGGGGTGGGAGTGGAGCAAAATAGCAGCCAGCGGTACGTTGGTGATGCTGCCGGTCGTGGCATTTACGCTGCTGGTGCGCCGCTATCTGGTTCACGGCCTCACCGCAGGCGGTCTGAAGGACTAA
- the deoR gene encoding DNA-binding transcriptional repressor DeoR, with protein METRRDERINRLIQALKRSDKIHLKEASALLGVSEMTIRRDLNSEPGPVVLLGGYVVLEPRSVTANHYLLSDQKTRRIEEKRHAARIAAALVRPHQTVFFDCGTTTPYIIEALDDELEFTGVCYSLNTFLALQDKPGCRVILSGGEFHASNAIFKPINFQECLNNFCPDIAFFSAAGVHTRHGATCFNLDELPVKHWALAMAQQRVLVVDDSKFGKVRSACMGPLAAFDLIISNQEPDAAFVEFAASENIQIEW; from the coding sequence ATGGAAACCCGGCGCGACGAACGCATCAATCGCCTGATTCAGGCGCTTAAACGCAGCGACAAAATTCACCTTAAAGAAGCGTCCGCTTTGTTGGGCGTTTCTGAAATGACGATTCGACGGGACCTCAATAGCGAACCTGGGCCGGTGGTTTTGCTGGGGGGATATGTGGTTCTCGAACCCCGCAGCGTCACGGCTAACCACTATCTGTTAAGTGACCAAAAAACCCGTCGTATTGAAGAAAAACGCCATGCGGCGCGCATCGCAGCGGCATTAGTTCGCCCGCACCAGACGGTATTTTTTGATTGCGGCACCACCACGCCTTACATCATTGAAGCGCTGGACGATGAGTTGGAATTTACCGGAGTGTGTTACTCGTTAAACACATTTCTGGCGTTGCAGGATAAACCCGGCTGTCGGGTTATTTTGAGCGGCGGCGAATTTCACGCCAGCAATGCGATTTTCAAACCGATTAATTTCCAGGAATGTCTGAATAACTTCTGCCCGGATATCGCCTTTTTCTCGGCGGCGGGTGTTCACACACGTCACGGCGCGACCTGTTTTAATCTTGATGAGTTGCCAGTAAAGCATTGGGCGTTAGCGATGGCGCAGCAGCGCGTGCTGGTGGTAGATGACAGCAAATTTGGCAAAGTGCGTTCAGCCTGTATGGGGCCGCTTGCTGCTTTTGATTTGATTATCAGTAATCAAGAACCCGACGCGGCATTTGTTGAATTTGCCGCGTCGGAGAATATTCAGATTGAGTGGTAA
- a CDS encoding ABC transporter ATP-binding protein: protein MATITLSNIHKRYEDNVIINGLELTIHEGEFVALVGPSGCGKSTLLRMIAGLESITDGEIALDGEIVNDISPQDRNIAMVFQNYALYPHMTVAENLGFSLKMQGVAKLLIDERVAQVAQTLGLSTLLKRKPGQLSGGQRQRVAMGRAILRNPRVFLFDEPLSNLDAKLRVEMRTEIKALHQRLNATMVYVTHDQVEAMTMADRIVVLKDGVIEQVGTPLELYDRPRNAFVAGFIGSPSMNLLSGKIDRESVVTDDGLRLPLANVPAVEQGQRVLYGVRPEHFSRVSQGGVLAEVNVVEPTGAETQIALNIGNQKAIAVFRDRIQTKPGSEMRLLPDVQLAHLFDERSGTRIN from the coding sequence ATGGCAACGATTACGTTAAGCAATATTCATAAACGTTATGAAGATAACGTGATAATCAACGGGCTGGAATTAACCATTCACGAAGGCGAGTTTGTCGCGCTGGTTGGCCCTTCAGGTTGTGGGAAATCCACCCTGCTGCGCATGATTGCCGGGCTTGAAAGCATTACCGACGGCGAAATCGCGCTGGATGGTGAAATCGTTAACGATATTTCCCCGCAGGATCGAAACATCGCGATGGTGTTTCAGAACTATGCGTTATACCCGCATATGACTGTGGCAGAGAATCTGGGGTTTTCGCTCAAGATGCAGGGCGTGGCAAAACTGCTGATTGATGAACGCGTCGCTCAGGTGGCACAAACGCTGGGCTTATCCACATTGCTCAAACGTAAACCTGGCCAGCTTTCTGGTGGCCAGCGTCAGCGTGTGGCTATGGGGCGAGCTATTTTGCGCAACCCGCGCGTGTTCCTTTTTGACGAACCGCTGTCAAACCTCGACGCCAAGCTGCGGGTCGAGATGAGAACCGAAATTAAAGCGCTGCACCAGCGCCTGAACGCCACCATGGTTTATGTAACTCATGATCAAGTCGAAGCGATGACGATGGCCGACAGGATTGTGGTTCTCAAAGATGGGGTCATCGAGCAAGTCGGTACGCCACTTGAGCTGTACGATCGCCCACGCAATGCTTTTGTCGCCGGGTTTATTGGCTCACCTTCGATGAATTTACTTAGCGGCAAAATCGACCGTGAATCGGTGGTCACCGATGATGGTTTGCGCCTGCCGTTAGCCAACGTGCCTGCCGTCGAACAGGGGCAACGAGTCTTGTATGGCGTGCGGCCAGAGCATTTTTCTCGGGTTTCACAAGGGGGAGTGCTGGCAGAAGTGAACGTCGTAGAACCAACAGGTGCGGAAACACAGATTGCCCTTAATATCGGGAATCAAAAGGCGATTGCCGTATTCAGAGACAGGATACAAACAAAACCGGGGAGTGAAATGCGCTTACTGCCAGATGTTCAGCTCGCGCATCTGTTTGATGAGCGCAGCGGTACACGGATTAACTAG
- the ybjG gene encoding undecaprenyl-diphosphate phosphatase has product MIEQLNQSLFLLINATPDSPEWLIKFAIFIAKDLISIVPLLIAILWLWGQRRQMTAQRVVVIKTALAIIVSVSLSWIIGHAFPHDRPFVSGFGYNFLHHAPDDSFPSDHGTVIFTFALAFLFWHRVWSGVVLFVIACAIAWSRVYLGVHWPLDMLGGLLVGLCSCLLAQMVWNLLGESLYARLHQAYRFCFALPIRKGWVRD; this is encoded by the coding sequence ATGATTGAACAATTGAATCAGTCTCTTTTTTTGCTGATTAATGCCACACCGGATTCACCCGAATGGTTGATTAAATTTGCCATTTTTATTGCCAAAGATTTGATTAGCATCGTGCCATTGTTGATTGCCATTCTGTGGTTGTGGGGGCAACGCCGCCAGATGACCGCGCAACGTGTCGTCGTGATTAAGACCGCACTGGCCATTATCGTTAGCGTGTCGCTATCGTGGATTATCGGTCATGCTTTCCCGCACGACAGGCCGTTTGTCAGCGGGTTTGGCTATAACTTCCTGCATCACGCGCCAGATGATTCTTTCCCAAGCGACCACGGTACGGTGATTTTCACCTTCGCGCTGGCGTTTTTGTTCTGGCATCGGGTTTGGTCAGGCGTGGTGCTTTTTGTTATCGCCTGTGCGATTGCCTGGTCACGCGTTTATCTTGGTGTGCACTGGCCGTTGGATATGCTCGGCGGTTTGCTGGTGGGCTTGTGTTCTTGCCTGTTGGCGCAAATGGTCTGGAACCTGCTTGGCGAGTCGCTTTATGCGCGCTTGCATCAGGCCTATCGTTTCTGCTTTGCCCTGCCCATCCGCAAAGGCTGGGTGCGTGACTAA
- a CDS encoding serine hydrolase domain-containing protein has protein sequence MMQPHCRLAGLSTLLLGFTLAGCGTLSNVAPEAEAPQKAQRVCGASQPRDINQWLPTMVEQQSPAMVVGVIDANGQRHYWHFGVTDSEHQYPVDEHTLFAVGSLSKGMTAEATAVLVAQGRLHWSDTLETLLPPSVPLSDDAKKITLLQLVTHTSGLPRQNMDLPMLTAFIRYLGNGENFYAHLDSDEVVNDLADFSKPHNDEPRYSNLGYAVLDYVLRYQTGRRADQLVQALIFDPLNLRNSSFTPQKLRSYPQRAIGHAGSQPKFVPRGQVVPDWQFHGNMLGAGGLYTDTADLLTFAAAHLDSTGDQTLDKAINDTMQIYYPRNNERRDKEAANIAWVTDTYGEQAITYQVGYIGGYSSYIGIDRVNHFAVVVLQNSFTWQNNLGHSVLRQMLEEKQQAATCRAPTAA, from the coding sequence ATGATGCAGCCACACTGTCGCCTGGCGGGCCTGAGTACGCTGCTGCTCGGTTTTACGCTGGCAGGGTGTGGAACGCTGTCTAACGTCGCCCCTGAGGCCGAAGCGCCGCAAAAGGCACAGCGTGTTTGTGGCGCTTCACAACCGCGTGATATCAACCAGTGGCTTCCCACCATGGTTGAACAGCAATCGCCCGCGATGGTGGTGGGAGTGATTGATGCAAATGGGCAACGCCATTACTGGCATTTTGGCGTCACCGATAGCGAACATCAGTATCCGGTCGATGAGCACACGCTGTTTGCGGTTGGCTCGCTCAGTAAAGGCATGACCGCTGAAGCAACGGCGGTGCTGGTGGCGCAGGGGCGTCTGCATTGGTCAGATACTCTTGAAACGTTATTGCCGCCATCGGTGCCGTTAAGCGATGACGCAAAAAAAATCACCCTGCTGCAACTGGTGACGCACACTTCTGGTTTGCCACGGCAAAATATGGACTTGCCGATGCTGACCGCGTTTATTCGCTATCTGGGTAACGGTGAGAATTTCTATGCTCATCTTGATAGCGACGAGGTGGTGAATGACCTGGCTGATTTCTCCAAACCGCACAATGACGAGCCACGTTATTCCAACCTGGGCTACGCGGTGCTGGATTATGTTCTGCGTTATCAAACTGGGCGGCGCGCCGACCAACTGGTTCAGGCGTTGATCTTTGACCCACTGAATCTGCGTAACAGCAGCTTTACCCCTCAGAAATTAAGAAGTTACCCCCAGCGGGCGATTGGTCACGCGGGTAGCCAGCCAAAGTTTGTTCCGCGTGGGCAAGTGGTGCCGGACTGGCAATTCCACGGCAATATGCTGGGTGCAGGCGGTTTGTACACCGACACCGCCGATTTGCTGACGTTTGCCGCAGCCCATCTGGATAGCACGGGCGATCAAACGCTGGATAAAGCAATTAACGATACGATGCAAATCTACTATCCGCGTAACAACGAGCGGCGTGACAAAGAAGCCGCCAATATCGCCTGGGTCACGGATACTTATGGCGAGCAAGCGATCACTTATCAGGTGGGATATATCGGGGGCTACTCCAGCTATATTGGTATTGACCGCGTGAATCACTTCGCTGTGGTGGTGCTGCAAAACAGCTTCACCTGGCAAAATAACCTTGGGCACAGTGTGTTACGGCAGATGCTTGAAGAGAAGCAGCAGGCGGCCACTTGTCGGGCTCCTACCGCTGCGTAA
- a CDS encoding PQQ-dependent sugar dehydrogenase, giving the protein MPRLPFRTLIAASLLLSASMTHAAGVKVEVLQSKLDHPWSLAFLPQNQGMLITLRDGQLRRWQPGEGLSDPIVGVPKVWAHGQGGLLDVVLAPDFEKSRRVWLSFAEGNSDDKAGTAVGYGTLSRNMERLENFKVVFRQTPKLSTGNHFGGRMVFDGKGYLFIALGENNQRSTAQDMDKLQGKVVRLTQDGEVPPDNPFVGKQGARSEIWSYGHRNPQGMAFNPANGELWLNEHGPRGGDEINVAKAGKNYGWPLATWGINYSGLPIPEAKGEIVAGTEQPIYYWKVSPAVSGMAFYNADKFPQWKGKLFIGALKEKNLIELTLSGDKVTEQTRLLDDHGERIRDVRVGPDGFLYVLTDESDGQLLKISPSS; this is encoded by the coding sequence ATGCCACGGCTGCCGTTTCGTACACTCATCGCCGCTTCACTCTTACTTTCAGCCAGCATGACTCATGCCGCCGGGGTAAAAGTTGAAGTGCTGCAAAGCAAACTTGATCACCCCTGGTCACTGGCTTTTTTACCTCAAAATCAGGGCATGCTGATTACATTGCGTGACGGGCAATTACGCCGCTGGCAGCCCGGAGAGGGCTTAAGCGATCCGATTGTCGGTGTGCCAAAAGTCTGGGCGCATGGGCAGGGAGGTTTACTGGACGTGGTGCTGGCACCGGATTTTGAAAAAAGTCGCCGTGTCTGGCTCAGTTTTGCCGAAGGCAATAGCGATGATAAAGCCGGAACCGCCGTCGGCTACGGAACCTTAAGCCGCAATATGGAACGCCTGGAAAATTTCAAAGTGGTGTTCCGCCAGACGCCGAAACTCTCGACCGGCAATCATTTTGGCGGACGCATGGTGTTTGACGGCAAGGGTTATTTGTTTATCGCGCTCGGTGAAAACAACCAGCGTTCGACTGCCCAGGACATGGATAAACTTCAGGGCAAAGTGGTGCGCCTGACGCAAGACGGCGAAGTGCCGCCGGATAACCCGTTTGTCGGCAAGCAGGGCGCGCGCAGTGAAATTTGGTCTTATGGACACCGTAACCCGCAGGGTATGGCGTTTAATCCGGCGAATGGCGAACTGTGGCTCAACGAACACGGCCCGCGGGGTGGCGATGAAATCAACGTAGCAAAGGCGGGTAAAAACTACGGCTGGCCGCTGGCGACCTGGGGCATCAATTACAGCGGGCTGCCGATCCCGGAAGCGAAAGGTGAAATTGTGGCGGGCACTGAACAACCCATTTATTACTGGAAGGTTTCCCCTGCGGTGAGCGGCATGGCGTTCTATAACGCCGATAAATTCCCGCAGTGGAAAGGAAAGCTGTTTATTGGCGCACTAAAAGAGAAAAACCTGATTGAACTGACGCTCAGTGGCGACAAAGTCACCGAACAAACGCGTTTGCTTGACGACCACGGCGAGCGGATCCGTGATGTGCGCGTCGGCCCGGACGGTTTTCTGTATGTCCTGACCGACGAATCAGATGGGCAATTGCTGAAAATCAGCCCGTCCAGCTAA
- the dacC gene encoding serine-type D-Ala-D-Ala carboxypeptidase, protein MKTLQIPASLRALLAGSTLLLVAAPAVSAEQTADAPQVDAKAWILMDYASGKVLAEGNADLQLDPASLTKLMTSYVVGQAIKADKIKLTDMVTIGKDAWATGNPALRGSSLMFLKPGDLVSVEDLNKGVIIQSGNDASIAIADYVAGSQDSFVSLMNNYAQKLNLTNTTFKTVHGLDAPGQFSTARDMALLGKALIHDVPEEYAIHKEKEFTFNNIKQPNRNRLLWSSNLNVDGMKTGTTTGAGYNLVASATSGDMRLISVVLGTKTDRIRFNESEKLLTWGFRFFETVTPIKPDATFVTQRVWFGDKSEVNLGAGEGGSVTIPRGQLKNLKASFSLTEPQLTAPLKKGQVVGTIDFQLNGKSIEQRPLMVMQAVEEGGFFSRMWDFVLMKFHSWFGSWF, encoded by the coding sequence ATGAAAACTTTGCAAATCCCTGCTTCGCTTCGAGCATTACTGGCAGGGTCGACCCTGCTGTTGGTAGCCGCGCCAGCGGTTAGTGCAGAACAAACTGCTGATGCACCGCAAGTTGATGCTAAAGCCTGGATCTTAATGGATTATGCCAGCGGCAAAGTATTGGCCGAAGGGAACGCCGATTTGCAGCTTGATCCGGCGAGCCTGACCAAACTGATGACCAGCTATGTCGTCGGGCAGGCTATCAAAGCGGATAAAATCAAGCTGACCGATATGGTCACTATCGGCAAAGATGCGTGGGCAACGGGCAACCCGGCGCTGCGTGGTTCGTCGCTGATGTTCCTCAAGCCGGGCGATTTAGTCTCGGTTGAAGATCTGAACAAAGGCGTGATCATTCAGTCTGGTAACGATGCAAGTATTGCGATTGCCGATTACGTTGCAGGCAGCCAGGATTCGTTCGTCAGCCTGATGAACAACTATGCGCAAAAGCTGAACCTCACCAACACCACCTTCAAAACCGTACATGGCCTGGATGCACCGGGGCAGTTCAGTACCGCGCGTGATATGGCGCTGCTGGGCAAAGCGTTAATTCATGATGTGCCTGAAGAGTACGCTATCCATAAAGAGAAAGAGTTCACCTTCAACAACATCAAGCAGCCGAACCGTAACCGTTTGTTGTGGAGCAGCAATCTTAACGTTGACGGCATGAAAACCGGCACGACCACCGGGGCAGGCTACAACCTGGTCGCGTCGGCCACCTCCGGCGACATGCGTTTGATTTCCGTGGTTCTGGGAACCAAAACTGACCGTATTCGTTTCAACGAAAGTGAAAAATTGCTGACGTGGGGCTTCCGCTTCTTCGAAACCGTGACGCCAATTAAACCGGACGCCACGTTTGTGACCCAGCGCGTGTGGTTTGGTGACAAGAGCGAAGTGAATCTCGGGGCGGGCGAAGGGGGTTCAGTAACGATCCCTCGCGGCCAGTTGAAGAACCTGAAAGCGAGCTTCTCGCTGACCGAACCTCAGCTAACCGCGCCGCTGAAAAAAGGCCAGGTCGTCGGCACAATCGACTTCCAGCTCAATGGCAAATCTATCGAACAGCGTCCGCTGATGGTGATGCAGGCCGTGGAAGAAGGTGGTTTCTTTAGCCGGATGTGGGACTTTGTGTTGATGAAATTCCATTCGTGGTTCGGCTCCTGGTTCTAA